In a single window of the Actinomycetota bacterium genome:
- a CDS encoding amidohydrolase, with product MGTGTTEGGDAGAVHVLGPRLRQWLEDHHDELVAVRRYLHANPELSRQEHATTAFIVQRLVAAGLRPRVLSGGTGVVCDVGPAPGAGPDHTPTVALRGDIDALAMNDETDTGHRSTVAGVAHACGHDVHTTVVLGAGLYLAHVQHHLPGRVRLIFQHAEEVVPGGARDVIAEAGLDGVDAIVGVHCEPKIDVGSIGLRRGEITSAADRVRITLRGPGGHTARPELTVDLVQVLAKLIAELPPLVAAAVADVAAVKVVFGSVHSGDAGNVIPSHAELRASVRTPSVEGWTLLPGIVERSIHEVLADTGADVEIEYVHGIPPVRNDPAVTDAVAAAIAGELAGHQVVEAPQSWGGDDFAWYTQLVPGTYVRLGTHDPSGDGPRLDIHSGRFDVDERAIPIGVRLLVASAHRLLAAASAAASTGEDGK from the coding sequence ATGGGGACCGGGACGACTGAGGGCGGGGATGCAGGGGCGGTGCACGTGCTCGGACCGCGGCTGCGCCAGTGGCTGGAGGATCACCACGACGAGCTCGTCGCCGTGCGTCGGTACCTGCACGCCAACCCCGAGCTCAGCCGGCAGGAACACGCGACGACGGCGTTCATCGTGCAGCGCCTCGTCGCCGCGGGTTTGCGGCCGAGGGTGTTGAGCGGGGGGACGGGCGTGGTGTGCGACGTCGGGCCGGCGCCAGGTGCCGGGCCTGATCACACGCCGACCGTTGCGCTGCGCGGCGACATCGACGCGCTGGCGATGAACGACGAGACCGACACCGGCCACCGCAGCACCGTCGCCGGCGTCGCGCACGCGTGCGGCCACGACGTGCACACGACAGTCGTCCTCGGCGCCGGGCTGTACCTGGCCCACGTGCAGCACCACCTACCGGGCCGGGTGCGGCTGATCTTCCAGCACGCCGAAGAGGTGGTCCCCGGCGGTGCCCGTGACGTGATCGCCGAGGCCGGGCTCGACGGTGTCGACGCGATCGTCGGCGTGCACTGCGAGCCGAAGATCGACGTCGGCAGCATCGGGCTGCGGCGGGGCGAGATCACCTCGGCCGCCGATCGAGTGCGCATCACCCTGCGCGGGCCCGGCGGGCACACCGCCCGCCCCGAGCTCACCGTCGACCTCGTGCAGGTGCTCGCCAAGCTGATTGCCGAGCTGCCGCCGCTCGTCGCCGCCGCGGTCGCCGACGTCGCTGCGGTCAAGGTGGTCTTCGGCTCGGTGCACAGCGGCGACGCGGGCAACGTCATCCCCTCCCACGCCGAGCTGCGGGCCTCCGTGCGCACGCCGTCGGTAGAGGGGTGGACGCTGCTGCCGGGCATCGTCGAGCGCTCGATCCACGAGGTCCTGGCGGACACCGGCGCCGACGTGGAGATCGAGTACGTGCACGGCATCCCGCCGGTGCGCAACGACCCGGCGGTCACCGACGCCGTCGCGGCCGCGATCGCCGGCGAGCTCGCCGGCCACCAGGTGGTGGAGGCGCCACAGAGCTGGGGCGGCGACGACTTCGCCTGGTACACCCAGCTCGTGCCCGGCACGTACGTGCGCCTCGGCACGCACGACCCCTCCGGCGACGGTCCGCGCCTCGACATCCACTCGGGGCGCTTCGACGTGGACGAGCGGGCGATCCCGATCGGTGTGCGGCTGCTCGTCGCCTCCGCCCACCGGCTGCTCGCCGCCGCTTCGGCGGCGGCGTCAACAGGGGAGGACGGCAAGTGA
- a CDS encoding MmcQ/YjbR family DNA-binding protein: MAHLRAACLALPEVNERLSHGSPTFFIRDKKTFVTFVDHHHGDGIMGIWCAAPPGVQEQLVEAEPERFFRPPYVGHRGWLGVRLDVDPDWEEMAAICVEAYRQVAPKKLVAQLDAAQLDGSNDGSNDDPNDDTAR; encoded by the coding sequence TTGGCGCACCTACGCGCCGCGTGCCTCGCCCTGCCGGAAGTGAACGAGCGGCTGAGCCACGGCTCGCCGACGTTCTTCATCCGTGACAAGAAGACGTTCGTGACCTTCGTCGACCACCACCACGGCGACGGGATCATGGGCATCTGGTGCGCGGCCCCGCCCGGGGTGCAAGAGCAGCTCGTCGAGGCCGAGCCGGAGCGCTTCTTCCGCCCGCCCTACGTCGGCCATCGCGGCTGGCTCGGCGTGCGCCTCGACGTGGACCCCGACTGGGAGGAGATGGCGGCGATCTGTGTGGAGGCCTACCGCCAGGTCGCCCCGAAGAAGCTCGTCGCCCAGCTCGACGCCGCCCAGCTCGACGGCTCGAACGACGGCTCGAACGACGACCCGAACGACGACACGGCGCGCTGA
- a CDS encoding class I SAM-dependent methyltransferase — MAADSPGPAPKRLAVRLTPDALRQVRGGHPWVYDASIRSVTAGGAPGDLAVVFDADRKFAAIGLWDPASPIRLKVLHRGRPTTIDAGFWRQRIAAALDRRAPLRDTAGGSDATTAYRCVHGENDGLPGLVVDRYDTTYVLKLYSAAWIPHLRELIKVLEDLLHPRAIVLRLSRAVQSGPTHGYEDGMTIAGTPVTEPVRFQEHGLAFEADVVHGQKTGHFLDQRENRAKVGALAGAKRVLDVFSCTGGFSVYAAAGGATEVHSIDASAAAIDAARRNMAANADRAAVAACRHETTVGDAFEVMDRLGRGSQHTTYDIVVVDPPSFASNAAGVPKALTAYAHLARLALRLVRPGGLLVQASCSSRITVDDLARAVNTTAAANGVNVREITRTGHPLDHPIGFPEGAYLKALYLEVRGTAATR; from the coding sequence GTGGCGGCAGACTCGCCCGGCCCGGCGCCGAAACGACTCGCGGTGCGGCTCACCCCCGACGCGTTGCGCCAGGTGCGCGGCGGTCACCCGTGGGTGTACGACGCGTCGATTCGATCCGTCACCGCCGGCGGCGCGCCGGGCGACCTCGCGGTGGTGTTCGATGCCGACCGCAAGTTCGCAGCGATCGGCCTGTGGGACCCGGCGTCGCCGATCCGGCTGAAGGTGCTGCACCGCGGACGTCCGACGACGATCGACGCCGGCTTCTGGCGCCAGCGGATCGCGGCTGCGCTCGATCGTCGCGCCCCGCTGCGCGACACCGCCGGCGGATCGGACGCGACCACCGCCTACCGCTGCGTGCACGGTGAGAACGACGGACTGCCCGGCCTCGTCGTCGACCGCTACGACACCACCTACGTGCTCAAGCTGTACAGCGCGGCCTGGATCCCACACCTCCGCGAGCTCATCAAGGTGCTCGAAGACCTGCTGCACCCGCGGGCGATCGTGCTGCGGCTGTCCCGCGCGGTGCAATCGGGGCCGACGCACGGCTACGAGGACGGGATGACGATCGCCGGTACGCCCGTCACCGAGCCGGTGCGGTTCCAAGAGCACGGGCTCGCGTTCGAGGCCGACGTCGTGCACGGCCAGAAGACGGGCCACTTCCTCGACCAGCGTGAGAACCGCGCCAAAGTCGGCGCCTTGGCGGGCGCCAAGCGCGTGCTCGACGTGTTCTCGTGCACGGGCGGGTTCTCGGTGTACGCGGCCGCCGGCGGTGCGACCGAGGTGCACAGCATCGACGCCAGCGCTGCCGCGATCGACGCTGCCCGACGCAACATGGCCGCCAACGCAGACCGTGCCGCTGTCGCCGCCTGCCGCCACGAGACCACCGTCGGCGACGCCTTCGAGGTGATGGATCGCCTCGGCAGGGGTAGCCAGCACACCACCTACGACATCGTCGTCGTCGACCCGCCGTCGTTCGCGTCGAACGCGGCCGGCGTACCGAAGGCACTGACCGCGTACGCGCACCTCGCCAGGCTCGCCCTGCGCCTGGTGCGCCCCGGCGGGCTGCTGGTGCAGGCGTCGTGCAGCAGCCGGATCACCGTCGACGACCTCGCCCGCGCGGTGAACACCACCGCCGCCGCCAACGGCGTCAACGTCCGCGAGATCACCCGCACCGGGCACCCGCTCGACCACCCGATCGGCTTCCCCGAAGGTGCGTACCTGAAGGCGCTCTACCTGGAGGTCAGGGGGACGGCAGCCACCCGTTGA
- a CDS encoding serine protease yields the protein MAWAAVVAIVAAVAPATGMQATASSGAGAEPVPEPEPKSADLAALRALVVPGGGADTGAVDVPAGEGVVALASLAVTDAAGDVGLPGGDLLRVEAAAGAGTVTMRASTAGFADPSTAPDWVNGNSGILWYVDNDADGEFDFYAGLVSSAFGVGAIVLDAEYELACEATPSWNASTKTYTVQFPASCITNPGSFRFRVSMLFEDWPAGGETIDRAPDTGWSGSVRNDGVAPPPPSGGAVFTAVTPVRVFDTRTGAGGVQAGLRPAGSTLKVKVTGRHGVPSSGVGAVALNVTATGTVATGFVTVFPCGSRPDTSNVNFVVGETAPNAVIAPVSADGQVCFYVEAGTHLLADVSGWFRSGTAGFTSLTPKRVFDTRTGAGGVPAGLRPAGSTLKVKVTGRNGVPASGVGAVALNVTVTLPSAVGFVTVFPCGSRPNTSNVNHVAGQTVPNAVIAPVSGDGHVCFYTDAPTHLLADVSAWFSTASDTFRGMTPARAHDSRLGAQGTIVEMSGAPAAPEAVEPLITGGSGTTIEAVPWQVRLAIGPYLCGGSLVASNWVLTAAHCTEGFSASSISVHSGITYQSDMTTANAIRVRRVIEHPDYEYTVASPNDLALLELASPATGGEPIALYESSDGPARDTPGMVSGWGEMYHGSENSDRLRSASVVVRAGPGEDCGVGSEYIPSLMLCASGGVNSGVCRGDSGGPLAIQSGGRWRLAGVTSFGSVGCPNSPTDPAVFTRVSAFVGWIRSYVPGGGEPPPATGGKIGGPRVLQLQLTGRHGVPASGVSAVSLNLTVTQPEAAGFATVYPCGSIPDTSTINYAAGQTRAAAAIAPVSSTGKICVYSYARTHVIVDVNGWLPSP from the coding sequence GTGGCCTGGGCAGCAGTGGTGGCGATCGTCGCCGCGGTGGCACCTGCCACGGGGATGCAGGCGACGGCATCGAGCGGTGCCGGCGCCGAGCCGGTGCCGGAGCCGGAGCCGAAGTCGGCGGACCTGGCCGCGCTTCGGGCTCTGGTCGTGCCCGGTGGCGGCGCCGATACCGGCGCCGTCGACGTGCCGGCGGGCGAGGGGGTCGTCGCGCTGGCCTCTCTGGCAGTGACCGATGCTGCCGGCGACGTGGGGCTGCCGGGTGGCGACTTGCTGCGCGTCGAGGCCGCAGCCGGCGCCGGCACGGTGACCATGCGCGCCAGCACCGCCGGCTTCGCCGACCCGAGCACCGCACCCGACTGGGTCAACGGCAACTCCGGCATCCTGTGGTACGTCGACAACGACGCCGATGGCGAGTTCGACTTCTATGCCGGGCTCGTGAGCAGCGCCTTCGGGGTCGGGGCAATCGTGCTCGACGCCGAATACGAGCTCGCCTGCGAGGCGACGCCAAGCTGGAACGCGTCGACGAAGACCTACACCGTGCAGTTCCCGGCGTCGTGCATCACCAACCCGGGCAGCTTCCGGTTCAGGGTGTCGATGTTGTTCGAGGACTGGCCGGCGGGCGGCGAGACGATCGACCGTGCGCCGGACACGGGATGGTCGGGCTCCGTACGCAACGACGGGGTAGCCCCGCCGCCTCCGAGCGGCGGCGCCGTGTTCACCGCGGTCACGCCGGTGAGGGTGTTCGACACGCGCACGGGGGCTGGCGGCGTTCAGGCCGGTCTGCGGCCCGCGGGCTCGACGTTGAAGGTGAAGGTGACCGGTCGCCACGGGGTGCCCTCGAGCGGCGTCGGCGCGGTGGCGCTGAACGTCACCGCCACCGGGACAGTCGCGACGGGGTTCGTCACCGTGTTCCCGTGCGGGTCGCGCCCGGACACGTCGAACGTCAACTTCGTCGTCGGCGAGACGGCACCGAACGCGGTGATCGCGCCGGTGTCGGCCGACGGTCAGGTGTGCTTCTACGTCGAGGCCGGCACCCACTTGCTGGCCGACGTCTCCGGCTGGTTCCGCAGCGGAACGGCCGGGTTCACCTCGCTCACCCCGAAGCGCGTGTTCGATACCCGCACGGGTGCCGGTGGGGTGCCGGCGGGATTGCGGCCGGCAGGCTCGACGCTGAAGGTGAAGGTGACCGGGCGCAACGGCGTGCCCGCGAGCGGGGTCGGCGCGGTGGCGCTGAACGTCACCGTCACCTTGCCCTCCGCCGTCGGCTTCGTCACCGTGTTCCCGTGCGGGTCACGCCCCAACACCTCGAACGTGAACCACGTCGCCGGCCAGACGGTGCCGAACGCGGTGATCGCCCCCGTGTCGGGCGACGGTCACGTCTGCTTCTACACCGACGCGCCGACACACCTGCTGGCCGACGTCTCGGCCTGGTTCTCCACCGCCTCGGACACCTTCCGGGGCATGACACCGGCCAGGGCGCACGACAGCCGACTCGGCGCGCAGGGCACGATCGTGGAGATGAGCGGGGCTCCGGCCGCGCCCGAGGCCGTCGAGCCCTTGATCACCGGTGGTTCGGGGACCACCATCGAGGCCGTGCCGTGGCAGGTGCGCCTGGCGATCGGCCCGTACCTGTGCGGCGGCTCGCTGGTCGCGAGCAACTGGGTGCTCACCGCGGCCCACTGCACGGAGGGCTTCTCGGCTTCCAGCATCTCGGTGCACTCCGGGATCACCTACCAGTCGGACATGACGACGGCCAACGCGATCCGCGTGCGCCGGGTGATCGAGCACCCCGACTATGAGTACACGGTGGCGTCGCCGAACGATCTCGCCCTGCTCGAGCTGGCCTCGCCGGCGACGGGTGGAGAACCGATCGCCCTGTACGAGTCGTCCGACGGCCCGGCCCGCGACACCCCGGGCATGGTCAGCGGCTGGGGCGAGATGTACCACGGTTCGGAGAACTCCGACCGACTGCGGTCGGCATCGGTGGTCGTGCGCGCCGGGCCTGGGGAGGACTGCGGCGTCGGGTCCGAGTACATCCCGTCGCTCATGCTCTGCGCTTCGGGCGGCGTCAACTCGGGCGTCTGCCGCGGCGACAGCGGTGGACCGCTCGCGATCCAGTCGGGCGGGCGTTGGCGACTCGCCGGTGTCACCTCGTTCGGATCGGTCGGCTGCCCCAATTCGCCGACCGACCCGGCCGTGTTCACCCGGGTGTCTGCCTTTGTCGGCTGGATCCGGTCGTACGTGCCTGGTGGGGGGGAGCCACCTCCCGCGACCGGCGGCAAGATCGGCGGCCCACGGGTGCTGCAGCTGCAGCTCACGGGGCGCCACGGGGTGCCGGCGAGCGGGGTGTCGGCGGTGTCGCTGAACCTCACGGTCACCCAGCCCGAGGCCGCGGGCTTTGCCACCGTCTACCCGTGCGGGTCGATCCCGGACACGTCGACGATCAACTACGCGGCGGGTCAGACCCGTGCTGCGGCAGCGATCGCCCCGGTGTCGTCCACCGGCAAGATCTGCGTCTACTCCTACGCCCGCACCCACGTCATCGTCGACGTCAACGGGTGGCTGCCGTCCCCCTGA
- a CDS encoding cytochrome P450 — translation MSAHLAYRPFGAATWREPWPLYAELRDHDPVHRAPGGYFVLTRFDDVWAAARDTATFSSAQGLTFRNEREALDLAPTIVMMDPPEHTKYRRLVARGFVPRQVATIEPALRDHVRSCIEGLRADGGGDLIEALARPVPCWVVAHYLGVPEADRSRFAAWTNALVSAQASEAYASAADALGELYGYFADLVERRRREPGDDIVTDLLAARPDDTELSVAEILGYAFVMVAGGNDTAIGLIGGSAELLTECPAERRRLIDDPGLLPNAVEELLRLTSPVQGLCRVATGDTEVRGTTIAEGERVLLCYGAANRDPREFGPTAEQLDVARPVPRMLTFSSGPHFCLGAAAARLQGRVVLEELLAACPDFTVDAERARFAEGAFTRRYEYLPFTA, via the coding sequence GTGAGCGCACACCTCGCCTACCGCCCGTTCGGCGCCGCCACCTGGCGGGAACCGTGGCCGCTGTACGCCGAGCTGCGCGACCACGACCCGGTGCACCGCGCGCCGGGGGGCTACTTCGTGCTTACCCGCTTCGACGACGTGTGGGCCGCGGCGAGGGACACGGCCACGTTCTCGTCCGCGCAGGGGCTGACGTTCCGCAACGAGCGTGAGGCGCTCGACCTCGCGCCGACGATCGTTATGATGGACCCGCCCGAGCACACCAAGTACCGCCGTTTGGTGGCCAGAGGGTTCGTGCCCCGCCAGGTGGCCACGATCGAGCCGGCGCTGCGCGACCACGTGCGTTCCTGCATCGAAGGGCTGCGTGCCGACGGCGGTGGCGACCTGATCGAGGCTCTCGCCCGCCCGGTGCCGTGCTGGGTGGTGGCCCACTACCTCGGCGTGCCCGAGGCCGACCGCTCCCGCTTCGCGGCGTGGACGAACGCGCTGGTGTCGGCGCAGGCGAGCGAGGCGTACGCCTCGGCGGCCGACGCGCTCGGTGAGCTGTACGGGTACTTCGCTGATCTCGTCGAGCGGCGTCGCCGCGAACCCGGCGACGACATCGTCACCGACCTGCTGGCCGCGCGCCCCGACGACACCGAGCTGTCCGTGGCCGAGATCCTCGGCTACGCGTTCGTGATGGTGGCCGGCGGCAACGACACCGCGATCGGGCTGATCGGCGGCTCGGCCGAGCTGCTCACCGAGTGCCCCGCCGAGCGCCGGCGCCTGATCGACGACCCCGGTTTGCTGCCGAACGCCGTCGAGGAGCTGCTGCGCCTCACGTCGCCGGTGCAGGGCCTCTGCCGTGTGGCCACCGGCGACACCGAGGTGCGCGGGACGACGATCGCCGAAGGGGAACGGGTGTTGCTCTGCTACGGCGCGGCGAACCGCGATCCGCGCGAGTTCGGGCCGACGGCCGAGCAGCTCGACGTCGCCCGCCCCGTGCCGCGCATGCTCACGTTCTCGTCAGGCCCGCACTTCTGCCTCGGCGCCGCCGCCGCCCGGCTGCAGGGCCGCGTCGTGCTGGAGGAGCTGCTCGCCGCCTGTCCGGACTTCACGGTCGACGCCGAGCGGGCCAGGTTCGCCGAAGGGGCGTTCACCCGCCGCTACGAGTACCTGCCGTTCACCGCGTAG
- a CDS encoding 5'/3'-nucleotidase SurE, with the protein MVTNDDGIDSIGLHKLALAMRPYGEVVVVAPDREYSGASAAFGALHLIHPELHEATVEGIDESWAVTGPPALCVMFARLGLFGPRFDLVVSGINPGANVGRSVYHSGTVGAALTARNSGISGVAISQAVEGFGVEGQGWDEMIANQKWDSAATVAAAVVGGLVADLPAEAVVVNVNVPNLAIEEMKGWRRAEVGTVPPRTMASAEREPMAGYEGRYNVKMSWGDAVDLPIDTDGGAVEAGEVAITFLGRLDGAGIDTDEPTPAELALDELLAR; encoded by the coding sequence ATGGTGACGAACGACGACGGCATCGACTCGATCGGGCTGCACAAGCTCGCCCTGGCGATGCGGCCCTACGGCGAGGTGGTGGTGGTCGCCCCCGATCGGGAGTACTCGGGGGCCAGCGCCGCGTTCGGCGCGCTGCACCTGATCCACCCGGAACTGCACGAGGCCACCGTCGAGGGGATCGACGAGTCGTGGGCCGTCACCGGGCCACCCGCGCTGTGCGTGATGTTCGCCCGGCTCGGGCTGTTCGGGCCGAGGTTCGACCTCGTCGTGTCCGGCATCAACCCCGGGGCCAACGTCGGGCGCAGCGTGTACCACTCCGGCACGGTCGGCGCCGCGCTCACCGCCCGCAACAGCGGGATCAGCGGCGTGGCGATCAGCCAAGCGGTGGAGGGGTTCGGCGTCGAGGGCCAGGGGTGGGACGAGATGATCGCCAACCAGAAGTGGGATTCGGCCGCCACCGTCGCCGCGGCGGTGGTCGGCGGGCTCGTCGCCGACCTGCCCGCCGAGGCCGTCGTCGTCAACGTCAACGTCCCCAACCTGGCGATCGAGGAGATGAAGGGCTGGCGCCGGGCCGAGGTCGGCACCGTCCCGCCGCGCACGATGGCGTCGGCGGAGCGCGAGCCGATGGCGGGCTACGAGGGCCGCTACAACGTGAAGATGTCGTGGGGCGACGCCGTCGACCTGCCGATCGACACCGACGGCGGCGCGGTCGAGGCCGGCGAGGTGGCGATCACGTTCCTCGGTCGCCTCGACGGCGCCGGGATCGACACCGACGAACCCACGCCGGCCGAGCTCGCTCTCGACGAGCTGCTCGCCCGCTGA